Within the Acidimicrobiales bacterium genome, the region CCGATGTTGAGGCCCTGGCTGCCGACCTGCATGACGCAACCCATGATCACGTCGTCGACCAGGCCCGGGTCGAGGTTGTTGCGCTCGGCGAGCGCCTTGAGCACTTCGGCGGCGAGGTCGGTGGGGTGCCACCCGGACAGACGTCCATTTCGCTTGCCGCCCGCGGTGCGGACGGCGTCGACGATAACGGCGTTGGGCATTGAAGCCTCCTAGAACGTGTTTCTCAGAACTTGACTGAGCGGTCAAGTCTCGCGGTTTGACCGCCGCGATAGCAACCCGGGCCAGACCCCCGGTAATTCCCATATTGTCCGGCGCCGTGGACGTTCTCGCTATGCACACCGCCGCCGACCCGGACAAGACCGCCGTCATCGACGGCGAGCGGGTCATGAACCGGCGGGAGTTCAACACGCTGGTCAACCAGTACGCCGACGTGCTGCTCGGCGCTGGCGTGCGCGCCGGCGAGAAGGTGCTGTGGGTCGGGCAGAACTCCCTCGAGGTCGTCGCCATCAATCACGCGGCCCGCAAAGTGGGCGCGGTGTGCGTGCCGATGAACTACCGGCTGGCGCCCGACGAGGCGCAGTACGTCATCGACAACTGCGACGCCGTCGTCGTGCTGTTCGACATCGAGCAGACGGACCAGCTGGCCACGATCGTCGAGGACTGCAACCGCGTGCGCGCCTGGTACTGCTTCCGCTCTCAGGGCCAGGCACCGGCGTGGTCGCAGGACTTCGACGCGCTGGCCGCCGCGGCGTCGACGGATGAGCCGGTGCCGGTCGGCGAAGACGAGACGGCGGGCACGACGATGATCTATACGTCGGGCACGACCGGCAAGCCGAAGGGCACGGTGCGGCGCACCGAGGCGAGCAAGCACACCGGCGACCTCATCGGGATGCTCGGCTGGGGTCCTGACGACGTGTACCTCTCGACCGGTCCGCTGTACCACTCGGCACCGCTGGGCTTCATGATGGTGGTGCAGCAACTCGGCGGCTCGGTCGTCGTGCAGCGCCATTTCGACCCTGAGGAATGGCTGGCGCTCGTCGAAAAGCACAAGGTGACGACGACGTTCTCGGCGCCGACGCCGGTGCGCCGCGCCGTGGACCTGCCGCTCGAGACGATCAAGCAGTACGACTGCTCCTCGATGCGGGTGCTGCTGGCCAACGCCGCGCCGTGGGCCTTCGAGCTGAAGAAGAAGTACATCGAGCGCATCGACGACAAGTCGCTGTTCGAGATCTACGGCTCGACGGAACTGGGCGTCAACACGATCCTGCTGCCCGACGAGCAAATGCGAAAGCCCGGTTCGTGCGGCCGGCCGGCGCCGGGTGTCGACATCAAGCTGTTCGACGACGACGGCAACGAGGTGACCGAGCCGATGGTGCCCGGCGAACTCTTCGTGCTCAGCGACGCCACCTTCGCCACCTATTACAAGGACCCGGACAAGTACGAGAAGGGCAAGCGGCCCGACGGCTACATGTCCGTCGGCGACATCGCCTACCGCGACGACGAAGGCTTCTATTACATCTGCGACCGCAAGAACGACATGATCATCTCGGGCGGCGTGAACATCTATCCCGCCGAGATCGAAGCGGTCCTCATCGCCCACCCGGACATCGCGGATGCCGCGGTGTTCGGCATCCCCGACGACGAGTGGGGCGAAGCGGTGCACTGCGTCGTCACTACCTACGACGGCAGCGACGTCGACCAAGCGGAACTCGAGGCGTTCTGCCGCGAGCACCTCGCGGGCTACAAGGTGCCGCGCTCGCACGCGTCGATGAAAGAGATCCCGCGCAGCGCGTCGGGCAAGATCCTCAAGCGCGAACTGCGCGAGCCGTACTGGGAGGGCCGGTCATCGCGCGTGGGGTAGTCGGCGGTCCCGCCGACGACGACCCGGGATGGCCGAGCGGGCGGAGCCTCGTCGCGCTGCTCGTACCGTCAGTCGCGCAACGACGCGCACGCGGCTCGGCGGACGGTCTCGTCGTTATGCGCCAGGTCTTTCTGTCGTTCGTCACCGCGGTCCTGTTGTTTCAGGTCGTCCTGGTTGTGATCGGAACGACGCCCGACGTCGCGCCTCGCCCGGGGCTGGCGGTCGCCTTCTTGGGCCTCGGCGTGCTCATGGTCTTCGTGGTCTCACCGACCGTGCAACGCGGTGCGGCGCTCGACGGCACGAATGCATCCACGCTGGCGGCGTCGTATCGGACGCGGTTCTTCTTGCGTCTGGCCTTCGCCGAGGCCGCAGCGCTGCTCGGCTTCGTGGCGTTCTTCGTTGCCAACGTTTGGTGGGTGTATCCCGCGTCGCTCGTATCGACGTTCATCGGGTTCGCCCGGTTGGCGCCGACGAAGGCGCACCTGGCGGCGGACCAGCGCGAGCTGCAGGCACGCGGCTGCACGCTGACAGTCACGCGCGCCCTGCGGGGTCTCAACCCGTGATTGAGGTCTTCGCCGACGTCTGGTGCCCGTTTGCCTATGTCGGTCTGCAGATCGTGCGGGCGCGGCGCGACGAGTTCGCTCCGGACGTGGCGATTCACGTGCGGGCGTGGCCCCTCGAGTTGGTCAACGGCGCGCCAATGGACGTGGGCAAGACGACGCGCAACGTCGCGGCGTTGCGTCAGCAACTCGACGTCGGTCTGTTCGCAGGCTTCGACCCCGCGCACTTCCCTACGACGACGCTGCCCGCGCTCGCGGCGGCCGCGGCGGCGACGCGAGCCGGACACGGTGAAGCGGCCAGCTTCCGCCTGCGGGAGGCCCTGTGGGAGGAAGGTCGCGACATCGGCGACGAAGCGCAAGCCGCGATGCTCGCCGCCGAGTTCGGCGCCGAGATCACCGCCGCCGATCGCCAGTCAGTGCTCGACGACTGGCACGAGGGTCAACAGCGCGGCGTGCAGGGGTCGCCGCACTTCTTCTGCGGCGGCAACGACGTGTTCTGCCCCAGCCTGGCGCTGGCGCGCGACGACGACGGTGTGCTGCACGTGGCGCCCGACCCGTCGCGGCTCGAAGCGTTCCTCAGTTCCTGTTGGTCCTGAGACGCGACGGTGCGCCGGGCCCGTACTGGCACCCGGCGCACCACGCTTGTGTCGCGTTGGTTAGACGCTACGACTTCGGAAAATGCTGTAGCCGCCGGGACCGACCAGGCAGGCCACGATGAACAGGATGATGCCGAAGAGGATCTGACCCTGGATCACCTGCACGACACCGGCGATTGCGATTGCCACAGCGATGAGCCACAGAAGCATTGCGGTTCTCCTTCGAACTTGGTGTGAGTAAGTGATTGCCCTCGCGCTTCGTGGTTAACCGCGCCTGATGCGCAAGACTCCGCCCATGGGCAAGGACATGGATCGGTGGTTGGGCGACGGCGGCATGCCCGTCATCGCCGCGATCGGCGGCAGCATCGACGAATACGGCGAAGGTTGGTGCGCCGGCACGTGGACCCCGACGAAGATGGCGTGCAACCCCCACGACGGCGTGCAAGCGGGCGTGTACGCGGTGATGCTCGACGCCGCGATGAACTTCGCCATCAACGCGTCGCTCGAGGGCAAGGACCGCACGCGCGCGACGCTCGAGATGAAGACCGACTGCATGAAAGGCGCGGTCCTCGGCGAGAAGCTCACCGTGCGCGGTTCGCTCGACCGGATGACGAAGGTGATCGCGTTCTCTTCGGCCGAGATCCGCAACGAGAAGGACGAACTGATCTGCCGGTCGACGGGCACGTTCATGATCCATCGCGCCGATGGGTGAAGTAACCCCGTTCGCGGTCGACATCGCCGCCGAACAGATCGAGGACCTGCAACAGCGCCTGCGCAACACGCGCTTTCCCGAACCCGAAACGGTCGACGACTGGGAACAGGGCGTGCCGCTGCAGTACGTGCAGGACCTGTGCACCTACTGGGCCGACACATACGACTGGCCCGCACGCCAAGCGCAGCTCAACCGCTTCCCCCAGTTCACGACGCAACTCGACGACCTCGATATTCACTTCATCCACGCGCGCTCGCCGCATGACGGCGCGCTGCCGCTGGTGATGACGCACGGCTGGCCGGGTTCGATCGTCGAGTTCATGAAGGTGATCGAGCCGCTGACGAACCCCGACGACCCGGCCGACGCGTTCCACGTGGTGTGCCCGTCGCTGCCGGGCTACGGCTGGTCGGACAAGCCGTCGACCACCGGTTGGAACACGCAGCACATCTCCAGGGCGTGGACCGAGTTGATGGCGCGCCTGG harbors:
- a CDS encoding AMP-binding protein, whose product is MDVLAMHTAADPDKTAVIDGERVMNRREFNTLVNQYADVLLGAGVRAGEKVLWVGQNSLEVVAINHAARKVGAVCVPMNYRLAPDEAQYVIDNCDAVVVLFDIEQTDQLATIVEDCNRVRAWYCFRSQGQAPAWSQDFDALAAAASTDEPVPVGEDETAGTTMIYTSGTTGKPKGTVRRTEASKHTGDLIGMLGWGPDDVYLSTGPLYHSAPLGFMMVVQQLGGSVVVQRHFDPEEWLALVEKHKVTTTFSAPTPVRRAVDLPLETIKQYDCSSMRVLLANAAPWAFELKKKYIERIDDKSLFEIYGSTELGVNTILLPDEQMRKPGSCGRPAPGVDIKLFDDDGNEVTEPMVPGELFVLSDATFATYYKDPDKYEKGKRPDGYMSVGDIAYRDDEGFYYICDRKNDMIISGGVNIYPAEIEAVLIAHPDIADAAVFGIPDDEWGEAVHCVVTTYDGSDVDQAELEAFCREHLAGYKVPRSHASMKEIPRSASGKILKRELREPYWEGRSSRVG
- a CDS encoding DsbA family protein, whose protein sequence is MIEVFADVWCPFAYVGLQIVRARRDEFAPDVAIHVRAWPLELVNGAPMDVGKTTRNVAALRQQLDVGLFAGFDPAHFPTTTLPALAAAAAATRAGHGEAASFRLREALWEEGRDIGDEAQAAMLAAEFGAEITAADRQSVLDDWHEGQQRGVQGSPHFFCGGNDVFCPSLALARDDDGVLHVAPDPSRLEAFLSSCWS
- a CDS encoding GPGG-motif small membrane protein, with product MLLWLIAVAIAIAGVVQVIQGQILFGIILFIVACLVGPGGYSIFRSRSV
- a CDS encoding PaaI family thioesterase: MRKTPPMGKDMDRWLGDGGMPVIAAIGGSIDEYGEGWCAGTWTPTKMACNPHDGVQAGVYAVMLDAAMNFAINASLEGKDRTRATLEMKTDCMKGAVLGEKLTVRGSLDRMTKVIAFSSAEIRNEKDELICRSTGTFMIHRADG